A window from Chrysemys picta bellii isolate R12L10 chromosome 20, ASM1138683v2, whole genome shotgun sequence encodes these proteins:
- the SEMA6C gene encoding semaphorin-6C isoform X3 codes for MPPSCPAAAALLLLLGRCLLPSALSFPKDLAPLSTVGLPTTSPYPCFRGLAGDNDTAQLGLDFQRMLRLNQTLFIAARDHVYAFDLRQAPEEFYPDRHLTWKTQDMKNCAMRGKLQDECYNYIKVLVPKNDRTLFACGTNSFNPMCRTYQISSLEQEGEELNGQARCPFDAKQTNVALFADGNLYSATMADFQASDAVIYRSLGERSPVLRTIKYDSKWLREPHFLHALEYGNYVYFFFREISMEYTTLGRVIFSRVGRVCKNDMGGSPRVLEKYWTSFLKARLNCSVPGDAFFYFDVLQAVTDVFQVNGRPAVFGVFTTQSNSITGSAVCAFYLDDIERAFAGKFKEQKNADSAWTPVPEEKVPKPRPGSCASVGQAAGYRTSNEFPDETLAFIKSYPLLDEAVPAATGRPWFTKTTSRYKLTQLAVDTAAGPHRNYTVLFLGSEDGKVLKVLTGTKENSSVETLLLEEISVYSPAQ; via the exons atgcccccctcctgccctgctgcGGCCGCTCTGCTCCTCTTGCTGGGCCGATGCCTGCTGCCGTCCGCGCTCTCCTTCCCCAAGGACCTCGCTCCCCTCAGCACCGTGGGCCTGCCAA CGACGTCCCCGTACCCCTGCTTCCGAGGCCTCGCCGGCGACAATGACACGGCCCAGCTCGGCCTGGACTTCCAGAGGATGCTGCGGCTCAACCAGACGCTCTTCATCGCCGCGCG GGACCACGTTTATGCCTTTGACCTCAGGCAGGCCCCAGAGGAGTTCTATCCCGACAGG CATCTCACCTGGAAGACCCAGGACATGAAGAACTGCGCCATGCGTGGGAAGCTGCAG GACGAGTGCTATAACTACATCAAGGTGCTGGTGCCCAAGAATGATCGGACCCTCTTCGCCTGTGGGACGAACTCCTTCAATCCCATGTGCCGGACCTACCAG ATCAGCAGCCTGGAgcaggaaggggaggagctgaaCGGCCAGGCCCGCTGCCCTTTCGATGCCAAGCAGACCAACGTTGCCCTCTTTGCAG acgGGAACCTATACTCAGCCACCATGGCAGACTTCCAGGCCAGTGACGCGGTGATTTACCGCAGCCTGGGCGAGAGGAGCCCCGTGCTCCGCACCATCAAGTACGACTCCAAGTGGCTGCGAG aaccccacttCCTCCACGCCCTGGAGTATGGGAACTACGTCTACTTCTTCTTCCGGGAGATCTCCATGGAATACACCACCCTGGGCAGG GTGATCTTCTCGCGCGTGGGCCGGGTGTGTAAGAACGACATGGGGGGGTCTCCCCGCGTGCTGGAGAAGTACTGGACCTCCTTCCTCAAGGCCCGGCTCAACTGCTCCGTGCCCGGAGATGCCTTCTTCTACTTCGATGTGCTGCAGGCTGTCACCGACGTCTTCCAGGTCAACGGGCGCCCCGCCGTCTTCGGGGTGTTCACCACCCAATCCAATAG catcACCGGCTCGGCCGTCTGCGCCTTCTACCTGGACGACATCGAGCGAGCGTTCGCCGGCAAGTTCAAGGAGCAGAAGAACGCGGATTCCGCCTGGACCCCAGTCCCGGAGGAGAAGGTGCCTAAACCCAG GCCCGGCAGCTGTGCCAGCGTTGGCCAAGCAGCCGGGTACAGAACCTCCAATGAGTTCCCCGACGAGACGCTGGCCTTCATCAAGTCCTACCCGCTGCTGGACGAGGCCGTGCCCGCCGCCACGGGAAGGCCCTGGTTCACCAAGACCACCAGCAG GTACAAGCTGACCCAGCTGGCAGTCGACACGGCTGCCGGCCCCCACAGGAACTACACGGTGCTGTTCCTTGGCTCGGAGGACGGGAAGGTGCTGAAGGTTCTTACCGGGACTAAGGAGAACTCCAGCGTGGAGACCCTGCTCCTGGAGGAGATCAGCGTCTACAGCCCGGCCCAGTGA